From the genome of Nicotiana sylvestris chromosome 1, ASM39365v2, whole genome shotgun sequence:
TAGCTGTGATTTCAGCTTATATGAGAGGAATTCAGCTGTAGCTACTTGTAACAAATTAACAAACTATAACTAACTTCCAGAAAACTAGTTGTCTAACTAACTTCTGCACACGTGCATCTCACGTGACTGCTTATCAGCTCCCATTGTATTCTGATCGTAACATTTAGTAACTCAAAAAAACCTGCTCCAAGTGGTTATTTCATTTTTCCAATTCAACTTAACATAGTGTTAATTTCGTATGACGAACTGTTGGAAAGCTGGTAAAACTTGATGAAGCTTTTCGAGGCACAGACAAGAGAGTATTGATTTCTTTTATTGGGTCTTCAAATCATTTTCATGATCGCATAATCTTAATCTGGATATGTTAATCTCAATTGGAAAGCTGTGTTTCACGTCAAGTGCAGGAAGCAACACTGTAGTCTCACACATTGTGACATTTAGAAGCAGCGCATGAAGAAAAATGACCTTTAAAAGCCAAGAACGAGAGTCCTTCCAATCTGGTACATACAGATAAATCTCAAATTTACAAAGCACATCTACTCAACTGAAATTGAACACTTAACAGTAGAACTTTTGCACGTTACTCATACTCGATCACACACAGGGGCGAAGCTACATGGTAGCaagggtggtcagttgaccacccttcGTCGAAAAATAATACCgtgtatataggtaaaatattaggaTTTATATATATGTAATACATATTGAACACCCTTGTAACAATGAAGAGTTATAGCCCAGTGGCAAAGGGTGGTCAAAATTGCTTCAAGGATGCAGGATCGAACCTGCAGCTCCACATTTATTTTTTCGtgttcaagtttgaacacccttgaaTAATTTTCTGGCCTCGCCAGAGATCAGTATGTTACAGAGTTGGAGTACGCTAGTCGGCACAATGAGGCCTCCGCTTGAGATTGTCGTAGAATTCCAGTTTCCTTTGCGTACTAGGCACAATTGCCCAATAAGATTTAAGAATGTATCTTTAGACTCCTAAAATTGTACTAATTAACAGAGGGCCATCCTAATTCTCCATAATAGGTTCTCAACATCACGAAAATAGCTCTCTATTCTATTGTTCAACCAAGGCACAATGAATGTTCCAACTGAGACATTCACATCCATGTACACGTTTGGGAGATGAATGGAGATGACAATACAACTATTCAACCCGTTAACAGGCATAAGAGGAATATGGCAAAAACCTTAGGTGAACCAAGGCAAAGTTGGAGATTTTACTAAAATGAGTTGTTTTACCGCAATGGAAAATTTGGAAGACACTAAAGTAACAGAAAATACTTTTAACATATGCCTGGAAAGGAATCTTCTTATATTGCATGTGCATAATATCAAGCATCAAAAAAGCATGTTACTCGTCATCCTTGTAAGGGTACTCCTCAGGAACTTGCTTCAGAAGCTTCAGCTGCAACTCAAATGCATCATCCCCTCTAAGCATATCACGAAGCCATGTGACCTCTGTTTTCATTGACACCTGACCGCAGGGAAAACAGAGATAAAAATTGTCATTGCAACAAATTTTGGTCTAAAGCAGattcaaaaatctcaaaattttaACAGATCCCAGTTATTCATATAAACCCAGGGAAGCTTGCACAGAAGATTATTCTTTCTCATATCAATGTGTTGACTCCATTGATAGCTTCCTTTGGAAATAGCACCTATAGCCTTTAAAGGGACTATTTGGAGAGGAAGAAATAGAAGAGCCTAGTGattctattatatatatatatatatatatatatatatatatatatcctgtaTGAGGAGCAACCACTTCTCAATTAATACATCTTTTTCCAAAAGAGAGCTATGTTCATGACAGATTATGAAAATAACCACTTTACTCTTACCACATAGCAAAGCAAGAGAATGACATCAAATTTTATGTGGATCTACTGTAGCACGGATCCAATAACGACCAGTTGGTAACAGCAATAGTAAATGACTCGAAATAAAACACCAAGACGCTGTAAAATAATGTGGGAAAGAGCAGGTTGAATAGCAAGCTAGTTCATTCCATATTGCTTAAAGTTAAGCATCTTCCTGCACCAAAGAGGaataaaataaggaaagaaaagtaAAGACACTCATGCACACAATACTCTCCATTTCAGGAGAACACATTGAGGCGATGCATGTTATGCACAAGATAGTTCATTACAAGAAATTATACCATTGATTGGATAATCAGTTTGCATCGAGAGATGAGGCTTACCATCTCCAATGCTCCCCTGACTACTCCACTTAAGATGTTACAATAATATAGACCTTGACAGGTATCAGGGAGCTCAACAAAGTCTACCAAAGGGTTGTCCTCCAAAATTAGACTGCACGTTGTTCCCTCAACATCCCAATTTGTCACTGACGCAGTCACTCCTAGGAACATTTTGAGACCAACCTGTTTACATGAGCAACAAGAAACCATGTTCGGTCAATAAGCACTTTAAGCACTGACATCTACAGGCCCAAAAATTATAAAGCCACTGAAGTACTATATAAACACTACCAAATTTCTATGCCAAGTACTTGTCAGCTAAGGTTCTCAGCTCATGCATATTGAGGGGGGAGTACAATTTATCTCCTCATCCCACAATATCAACTAGAAGCCTAGGCTCTTACTTTCATTCCATCTTAAAATAATAGGTGCTGCGAAGCAAGAGGTCCTCCATTCACAAGCATGAAGTGAAGCAACTCCGAAGAAGCATGTGCTTCGGACAATAAGGCGCAAAGCGATCCAAGCAAGAAGCAGTCGCTTCTTTAATGTTGACTTTAAACGATGAAGAAAGGGGGGATATAGGATAAGAAGGGCCTTTCGTCATATAAATACTAGGATTCTTCTCCAGATATGCTTCAATGCTGAAGGGGGGAAATAGGATAAGAAGGGCCTTTCGTCATATAAATACTAGGATTCCTCTCCAGATATGCTTCAATGCTCTCTTTATTgtcccctcttcttcttctatttgcttctttcttactgtttttcttcttcaagcTGACTCATTCTTCTTTCAAGGCTCGTCTTCTGCTTTTCTCTTCTACTCTCTGTTGCTGTGAATGATTCTTGTTTATTGAATGCTAGGACAATGATAGGACAGCTCTTGGCAACTAAAAATAACTACTAGTAATGTTACTACAGCTGTTGAATATGAAAGCTGTTCATTGTTGTCTTACACCTAAATTTCACTGTACGGTAGAGAAAGTTGTCGATATATTCAACTTCAAATGTGATGTGACGTTAATTATCCTTGCGTAACCTAATAGAAATGACTGGCGGAAAAAATTTCTGCAAGAGCATAAATTCAACAGCAAAGCTAAATAGATACTATCACTCAAAGAGGCAGATAAATAAGCAGCAGCTGCAAATTTCTGCGAAAAAGAAATACACCATCCACTATTTAGTATGTGAAACATAATAAACCAAGAATAATGCTTTGTGAAGCCACTTCAAATAATGACTCTGAGAAAAACATTCATAGGAGGAATAAACTTAAGGAAACCATAGCTCAAACAGCATAAATTTCACATACACATAAGTCTTTTTTCTTAAATGGCAAAATATACAGATATagttctttagaataagagagaGACCTTGGCAATGACTTCAGCAGTCTCCTTGAAATCAACACACCTTGAAACATTAGACTTTGCTAGAAACTCGTCAATCAGCCTAATTCCTATATTATAACCCCTGCAAATTTAGTGAGCCTTCAACTTAATGCATTTGACACTTCTATATATAGCACTACCAAGAAACCtagattaaaataaaatcaataaaaGGGTAAAAGATTAATATTACATTTGATCAAGCTGTTTGTTGACCTCCTCAACCTCCTCTAGATCAGTCAGCAGTTGCCGCACGATTGCTCCGTATGTTAGAGTGAAAAGCTCTGCGTTCTTTCAcaccaaaaaaacaaaataatatAAGAATTAGAGTGCAGTTTATACTGAAACGAAcggaaattcaaaataataaaaagcaCGATCGTAGTTGTGTTTACTGTTTACCACTCGTTCAACATTGGCGAAAATGGCGTCTCCAGATCTGGGTGCCACAGGAGCCATGGGGGTTCCTTTGCTACTGTGATCGGTTAATGTTGTTATCTTAAGCTAAACTAAGAGGATTCTCTCCCTACAGAAATACTTTTTGTAAAAATATGTTTGCTCAATAGTGCTTTTGAGTATTAAATTACCAAAaaagataatatcaaaattctataattattttaaagagaaaaataaacttATATATTTATTGTAAgagacttttattattttttattttatttaattaaaatataaaatataaaataaacaaacatAATAAAGATTTAACTCAATTTTACATATATAGTTATACCAAAATATATAATATTATCTAGTATAATTACTTATTATTACACAATGATTTGAATAATCAAAATACATTTATTTCACAAATTACTATATATTGATAATTCACCATAAAATAATAAGTAAAGTAAAGATTTGCCTTGCATTTCTAAAAGAATATATGGAGATACATCTCATTCCTCAATCTTTGCACTAATATCTTCATTAGCATAATAAGCATAATAGTTTAATTCCTTATCGGTAGAAGAATATCGTCGGATGAAATTATGTACAATCATGGTAGTTGTAAGTTGTAACTAGATGATTATGAGTGACAAACTTGAAATATTGGCATTGagcgtaaaataaaaataattttaaaaagtaACTAATTATTAGCAACACATAATgtataatttaatttttaaaaaatttaaattagaaactAATTATTACCTAACTTAATCAACATTGTCGTGAATTGCCTAGCAGTCTATTGTGAGACTATCACTTGGCTTAATGTGGATgtttttttcttcatcttttaataatatatagatagattATGCGATGAAATTGTAAATTTTGTTACCCATTTGTAGGTATTTTTCACAAATTAGATTTGATAACTGTTTTAAAGATTCGAGAACTAATAGTCTATAACATAAGAAATTATATATGATTGTTTGTAGGAAGAGAATTGGCAATCCAAAGAAGGAGGTAAATAATTTGCTTTAATgtgaagaaagaagaagataatTTGAAAAGTTACAAGACAtcacatcaaaaaaaaaaaaaaacaagaaaagtcaaTAAAGAATTTGGAAAATTACAATATGATTCATGTATATGATATCTTTAAATTTAATAGAATGATAAAATCAGAAACAAATATGAAAAGAAAACTTAAATTAGTAAACGATAATTTGAAAAGTATAAATTTTAAGGCGAGGATAGTTTtgtcttgaataaattaattttctgcTTGTGCTTCTAGGAAGAAGCTAGAATTTTCTGCTTCTTCACAAAAGCCAAAAAACTGCTTCTGCTGCTGGCCAAAAATACTTCTTTATCTTGGCCAAACagcttaaatttttaaaaaagtacttttttggggtaaaaaaatacttttggcctcccaaaaacttggtcaaacaggCTCTGAGTCGTATATGACAAACGACATTTATGAGTTCTCAAATTGTGACTTATAAATTGCATTCATAAATTGCGATATATAAGTCGCATTCAATAAATGCGTTTATAAGCCGCTAAATTTTTTATAGTTTCTTAGTCCATTCATCTAGCGTTTATAAGTCGCTAACATTTTTATAGTTTCTAAGTCCATTCATCTAATGCAAATGCTTTGCTGCGATTTATACTAAGGTAAAGTCAGAATTTAAAGTTTATGGTTTCGGGATTCCAAATCTTTTAAGTTACTAATATTagtttctaaattaataatttatatatatttaataaattttcttaAGATAAATAGTATATAATTTGGACCAAAGCTATTGTGTTCCGCCGAACTCATAGTTTCTATATTCTTCTGTTGCCCCTAGTCAAATGCATTATAAGACCAACTTACGAATACAACTTATTTACAACTACGACTTGCTGCATATATCATAAATGATTTTCATATATTATTTCCGTTATGGTTTATTCGTAAGTCGCATTCTACAAAtgtattttgcatattttttgtattccTTAAAACAACACACCACTGAAATTGTTGAACCAAAAAATgcattttttttggggggggggggggggggggggaagattGACTTTTCAAGTATATAAGCGCATATTATTATTATCACACATTTTGCTGTTTTCTCGTTAGGCAAAGTACAACTATGTAAGCATATAGTACTTTCTTTGTAACTTGCAGAGATATCTCCATATGTTCATATCTCGATATGGAACACATGGAATCCAAATAGTAAGGTGTGAGGAGGATCATTCGATAAAGTTTCTCATGAATCTCGATATGAATGTGTTACAACTTTTAGGAACTCCAAGAAAATTGCTCGAAAAAGTATAATTGAAGCATGAGTTAGAAACTGTATAATTCAAATGGGCTTTGTTCGAGAAAGTacaatgaaaataaaagatattTCGGCTAACTGCTCAATTAAAGCTGATGAATTCTCATTCTAGCTACCCCAAAATAACTAATTAAAATGTTGTCGTGGCTTAAATATTACAAATAGCCACTTGACCGTAATGGAAAATTGGACTCCCTATGATGAACTACTCTAAATTCCACTTCGAACAGGACCCATGTGTATTTGAAAAAagagatctttacacaaataaacATATTATACAAggattataaatattaatttaagcGCCTGAATAGACATCTATTAAGGTAATTCTTCTTCAAAGAAAAAGAACGGTAATGATGTATTCTCGTGTCATGGAAGTGGGAATCTCAAAAGTATGATTACTAGAGTCTAGAGGATTCACTAAATGTGAGCATAGGACCAACTCAAGCTCAAGCAAAAAAGCTTTTGAGACTAAATTTTATACTCCAATAGTTCACCCTGaggaagagagagaaagagatagTCCACTGTCTATTCCCAAAAAAAATCATTAAGAGCTCATGAATCAACTTAACAGGCCCTCTAGACTAAGCCAAGGAAATGTAACCAGGTACAGATCACTGCTTTCATGTGCTGAAACCTTAGTGTCAATACACCAATCACTATGTGTATATTTCGTCTTCACCAGTTACATCTCCCCGCATTCAGCAATCATGCATGCCAGCTTCGGTTTGTTGTTAGCTCCAACAGCCACATTCTCAATCTTTCTGACCACTAAAAGACCATCTCCAAGAACACGctgtaaagaaagcagaaaaacaAATAAATTTATGACATAAGAACGGAAAAGAACTCAATAAGAAGTTTCTTAATTTTAGATGAAAATCAATTGCCAAATGGTTGACACAATGGATAAGCTCATAGCCGGATATTTAAGGAcccgtttggccataaattttatcaaaataaacttgggttttatttggcaaacacatgtttggccatagattttgcctatattttggcaaaatcccAAAAGCTAGTTTTGGGCCAAAATCTTTACAAACACTAGCTTTTGGTCATAGAttcccaaatttgttttgaaaaatctgatttgggtgaaatttggtttgaagatgaaaatgtgtttggacatacgttttcaaaacatattttccaaatttattttggaaaaatatgtGTATTATTAGGGATTTGGCCTAAAACCAGCTATTGAGCTGGTTTTAGGATTTGGGATTTgagattttgccaaaatataggcaaaatctatggccaaacatgTGTTTGTCAAATAAAACGCAAgtttattttggcaaaatctatggccaaacgggtAATTtacatgtttttccaaaataattctgggaaatatgttttgaaaacgtatgtccaaacacattttcatcttcaaaccaaacttcacccaaatcaaaTTTTTCGAAACAAATTTGGGAATCTATGGCCAAATGCTAGCTTATTTATTAgagtatacaacaacaacaacaacaacaacaacccagtataatcccacttagtggggtctggggagggtagtgtgtatgcagaccttacccttaccctagggtagagagactgtttccaaatagacccccggcatccttcccttcAAGAAcatcccaccttgctcttggggagactcgaactcacaacctctcggttggaagtgggggttgcttaccatcagagcaacccctcttgtcaaaTATTAGAGTGAGTATACTTTTATCAAATATTAGAGCGAATTGGATACAATTTATGTAAACCATAACAATATCTGATGAGTGATGACACATGAAACATTAGTACGCCCTATCTGCCACTAAAATAATGAACATATTAAGTGACTAGTCATGACCAGCAGTGCCGGAGGCATGAATTTCATCAAGGAGATTTAAAAAAGGTTCTTGTGCCTGGAGGACTCAACAATTTATAAATATACACGTAAAAAGATCTTTCACCTATATATACACACTGCAATTTTTGGCAAAGGGGATTCAATTAGGTAAACGTGGCTCCACCACTGATGACAGGTAATCTATCAATGAGTTCTCTAAAGACAATATGGGACCAAGTCAAGGATGTTGATACAAAACAAATTGAACTGAGACCTCTAATATGAAACGTGGATAAACAAAAAATGCAACAAGCTAACGCAAAAGCAAAGCATACCCCAAAAACAACATGCTTGTTGTCAAGCCAGTCGCACTTTGCACATGTGACAAAGAACTGCATGGAGCAAACAATAGAATCAGAATCATAGGGGCTCTGCTCAGATCTAATCCACTTTTTCCCCCAGATAAGGTGGATCGGATCTAATGAGCTTTCAAACATAAGGCCTTCAAAttgtgtgtgtgttatatatatatatgtgtgtgtgtgtgcgcgcacGCGCGCGGGGGGCGCATATCTACCCAGAGACAAATTGTTTTGCTTAAGGAGAAAGGATTCCACTTTATGAATCAACCTAAAGATCATTGACTTCACAAATATGCTAGCATAATCTAAGTCCTGTCTTGGTTATACggtgttcttttttttttcatttatgcCAGATCAGGATCTAGTTTGTGTGCCCAGTGTCATTTACAACTTAAAACTTAATTAAGGGTGAGTACATTGATAACATGAATGATCTTTATGACTTACCTGACATCCATTAGTATTTGGTCCACTATTTGCCTGCAAAATAAGGATTTCACAATTTACGTCAAAATAGAAGGTATGAATGTGCTTGAAGAATCAAATTTCACACGGTTGATTAAACattcttcaagtaatttaaattGATATAATTGCATACAAAAACTCTAATACGAAGGTAATGAAACCAAACATATTCATTACATATCAGTGTCTATGCCATCAAATACACAATCCTGACATATCCAAGGTAAAATTTAATTCTACCTCGCTCTGGTGCATGGAATCTGAGACACCAAGGAGTGATTGTTTTTGGAAGTGATTAGAGTCATATAGCTTCTTTTTGTATATGAGGTTCTCCATACTATAATATGCCCCAATTAGTATATATTGTAACCATTCACATGAAAAGCTATTACATCAGGTTATTCACTTGGAAAGTAGATGAATGAAAGATAAGCTTACAATTCAGTAGAAAATAATTACACAGATTGTCATAATAAAAAGAACAAACTGTGATTCCCATTAGCAACAAAGAGACACATGAAATGAACATATACCATTGACAATAGGCCAGGACCAGTGTGCTTGGCAATGAAGTTTTCATCCTCAAACTTGCTTCCATATATGGAAACACATCCACTACCATCTCCCTGTAGGTAAAAAGAAAGAATTAGACAATGTTAATATAGATTAAGAATAATGCTAATGTTGTGTTGATCAGAAGTAAAACCAGTTGACAACTAAATATATAACCTCTGAATAATTAGGAACTTATATCAGTCCAAGATGTAATTCATAGTTAGCTGATTCATACGCAGAATTGGACTCCTACTTTGACAATCATCTGGTATTTACACCTTTGAGTAATGAAAAATTTGGAGCAGACTACATATCCAATACTGATTGTGAACAAAAGAACTTATCAGCATACGTAATCTTTGATTCATTGGAAACTTTAGAGTTTAATAGCATACACCAGTtctctatttatttattttctttttcttggggGATGAAGGGTTAAAGTGAAGAATCAATTCTTTTAATCAGAAAGCTGAAGGGCATCATGATTTAGAGAGATTAACTCTACATGACATGATTTCAAATCTCAAGCAAAGCAAATAATTTCTCTTTTACAGAGGAGAAAGCAAACACATAGAAAGGCTAAATAAAGTGTATCCTTAGAAAGAATTTAATGAAAATGAAACTGACAAAGTCAAACTCCGGAAAAGAAAGCATTTTCTTAATATTCTTACATATGTGCAATCATTAAATGCATATTAGAAGTTTTATTGGGAGGATTAACAAGAAATATATGCTGCATTTTGGGTGTAGCAACCCATTTGGAGGAAGAGGGGACATCTCAGGAGGTGTATCATTTTAAAAAAGAACAAGGAGTACTTTGCAATTGGTGACATTTCATTTATCAAAAAATGGGAGCACACTTTATGCATTTTCGTAAGTGATGGAGGGTCTCTCATGAAGAAAGTTCATAAAGATCTTTTACAATACTGCGAAAGATTTCTATCAGTAGTCTATAGTTTGCCATTCTTTAGGCTGCACTGCCATTTTTTTTGCAAAAGTTAATGTACCTATACGATTCACATGAAGCAATCAAGGAAAACTAAGCGAGGGAAGGTTGCATTCAGAATGAACTACTTGACAAAGAACTCTATGCTCATTTTCAGTGACGGATGATGCGGGCAATGATGAAGGTGCAAGGGATGCTCACGCCAATAATTATGGGAGACAGATGCATATAAACCAAGATGCTCAGAGAAATTAAAATATATGTCAAACAGGTGTTAACACACACTTTTCAACCAAAGAAGCACATAGTTAGGGTCTCACACAGACAGAGAAAAGCCCCTCATAAAGTCGTCAATCAGCCCAGTTCCTATGGAACTGGGAATCTTCATTATAAAACAAATCTCAATATAAAAACCTAGTACAAGGCTAAGGCTAGAGAAAGCAACCTTTAGGAAATCACCACCTTGAATCATGAAGTCCTTAATCACCCTATGGAACTGACAATTCTTGAAACCTTGTGGTACTCCTGCTTTCCTGCAAAACCAAATTTGAAGATGAGTACGACAACATAAGCAAAAGCCACTAGGAAGTAGTAATATAATCCCCAATAATCCTTTCATAAACCAAGAGTTAGCATCATATACAACCAAAAGGGAATGGTACACAAAACAAAATTTGACAAACTAACCTGAATTCTCCCGTGCACAGTTGCCTGCAAATGAAGCAATCAAAACAACTTTAGAATAGAACTTAGTAGTTAATAAGTATAAAATTGAACTCCCTAGTTAGACACGGGCAACTGCCCGAATTACAAAAAATCTGCAAAAGGGATTAAGCTTATATATCAATATCACTAACTACCTAACACCTTCCGTTAATTATTCCGTTTGATTAGTTTTTACACACTTAAATGCAAGTAAATAGTGGGGGTTCACTTGTATGTGTTAGCCTCTAATGAGACGAGGGTAGAGACCTACAAAGGAGTATGAAATATTATCCCCTCGTTAACATAGTTAAAATTTATTTCTTTTTGAGAAGGGTTTACACCTGAAATTCTCAGCAGTTCTGGGAGCGATATCGGCGAAGAGCTCCATCTTGATGCGACCAGCAGGGATGTTGCCGATGGTTATGTCAAAAAACACAACTGGGTTCTTTTGTACTTGTGGCCTTAGGTGCCACTCCACGACTCCTCCTCCCACGCCGCCCGACGCCATTTTATTGGAA
Proteins encoded in this window:
- the LOC104238092 gene encoding uncharacterized protein; translated protein: MAPVAPRSGDAIFANVERVNAELFTLTYGAIVRQLLTDLEEVEEVNKQLDQMGYNIGIRLIDEFLAKSNVSRCVDFKETAEVIAKVGLKMFLGVTASVTNWDVEGTTCSLILEDNPLVDFVELPDTCQGLYYCNILSGVVRGALEMVSMKTEVTWLRDMLRGDDAFELQLKLLKQVPEEYPYKDDE
- the LOC104238093 gene encoding peptidyl-prolyl cis-trans isomerase CYP22 — its product is MASGGVGGGVVEWHLRPQVQKNPVVFFDITIGNIPAGRIKMELFADIAPRTAENFRQLCTGEFRKAGVPQGFKNCQFHRVIKDFMIQGGDFLKGDGSGCVSIYGSKFEDENFIAKHTGPGLLSMANSGPNTNGCQFFVTCAKCDWLDNKHVVFGRVLGDGLLVVRKIENVAVGANNKPKLACMIAECGEM